Proteins encoded together in one Streptomyces sp. TLI_171 window:
- a CDS encoding alcohol dehydrogenase catalytic domain-containing protein: MKALTWQGKRDVRVETVPDPTIKDPTDVIVSITSSGLCGSDLHLYEVLGPFLEAGDILGHEPMGVVQDVGPDVTEVEAGDRVVVPFNVSCGTCRTCSDGLHSQCETTQVRDYGNGAALFGYTKLYGQVPGGQAELLRVPFGNNLPVKVPDGPPDDRFVFLSDVLPTAWQAVAYADVPAGGSLVVLGLGPIGDMAARIALHRGAGQVIGVDLVPERLDRARARGVTALNLAEHGKDLAEVIRDLTDGLGPHAVIDAVGMEAHGSPGAGLAQKATSLLPGRLAAALMERAGIDRLHALHLAIDIVRRGGTISVSGVYGGQTDPLPLLTMFDKQIQLRMGQANVHRWVPEILPLLLDGDPLGVDDFATHHLPLAQAPEAYEMFQKKQDGAVKILFHP; encoded by the coding sequence ATGAAGGCCCTGACCTGGCAGGGAAAGCGGGACGTGCGCGTCGAAACGGTGCCCGACCCGACGATCAAGGATCCGACCGACGTCATCGTCAGCATCACCTCCAGCGGCCTGTGCGGATCCGACCTGCACCTCTACGAAGTCCTCGGGCCCTTCCTGGAGGCGGGCGACATCCTCGGCCACGAGCCGATGGGCGTGGTGCAGGACGTCGGGCCCGACGTCACGGAGGTCGAGGCGGGCGACCGGGTCGTCGTCCCGTTCAACGTCTCCTGCGGAACCTGCCGCACCTGCAGCGACGGCCTGCACTCCCAGTGCGAGACCACCCAGGTCCGCGACTACGGCAACGGTGCGGCCCTGTTCGGCTACACCAAGCTGTACGGCCAGGTCCCCGGCGGCCAGGCCGAGCTGCTCCGGGTCCCGTTCGGGAACAACCTGCCCGTCAAGGTGCCCGACGGACCGCCGGACGACCGCTTCGTCTTCCTCTCCGACGTCCTGCCCACCGCCTGGCAGGCCGTCGCGTACGCCGACGTCCCCGCCGGCGGCAGCCTGGTCGTGCTCGGCCTCGGACCGATCGGCGACATGGCCGCCCGGATCGCCCTCCACCGCGGCGCCGGCCAGGTGATCGGCGTGGACCTGGTGCCCGAACGCCTCGACCGCGCCCGGGCCCGCGGAGTCACCGCGCTGAACCTCGCCGAGCACGGCAAGGACCTCGCCGAGGTGATCCGCGATCTCACCGACGGCCTCGGCCCGCACGCCGTCATCGACGCCGTCGGCATGGAGGCCCACGGGTCGCCCGGAGCCGGACTCGCCCAGAAGGCGACCTCGCTCCTGCCCGGCCGGCTCGCCGCCGCCCTGATGGAACGCGCCGGCATCGACCGGCTCCACGCCCTCCACCTGGCCATCGACATCGTGCGCCGCGGCGGCACCATCTCCGTCTCCGGCGTCTACGGCGGCCAGACCGACCCGCTGCCGCTGCTCACCATGTTCGACAAGCAGATCCAGCTGCGGATGGGCCAGGCCAACGTCCACCGCTGGGTGCCGGAGATCCTCCCGCTGCTCCTGGACGGCGACCCCCTCGGCGTCGACGACTTCGCCACCCACCACCTCCCGCTCGCCCAGGCGCCTGAGGCGTACGAGATGTTCCAGAAGAAGCAGGACGGCGCCGTCAAGATCCTCTTCCACCCCTGA
- a CDS encoding cytochrome P450 has translation MPAPTLQDLAPAGLDVTTDPYPVYAALRAKGPVHRILVPGAGEAWLIVARDEARAALTDPRLSNDIRHSSSWADDGGHAIGVNMLQSDAPRHTRLRGLVAREFTAGRIRALRPRIREIAGTLLGALPTGGSVDLVAAYALPLPMTVICELLGVPDPDRDAFHAWSAELVAPSSAEAAGVAVGAMTDRLTALVEERRSDPRGDLLSALVSAPADGLSAEELLGMAFLLLVAGHETTVNLVSGTVLALLTHPEQFAAVRADPGLVDAAVEETLRHDGPVESTAFRFATAPVRIGDTTVPAGDSVLVSLAAASRDPRHFPDPDRFDLHRAPVGHLAFGHGIHHCLGAPLARVEAAVAVRTLIERHPGLALDADPTDLEWRPSTMLRGLTRLPVRLHG, from the coding sequence GTGCCTGCTCCGACGCTCCAGGACCTGGCCCCCGCGGGCCTCGACGTCACCACCGACCCGTACCCGGTGTACGCGGCGCTCCGTGCCAAGGGGCCGGTCCACCGGATCCTCGTCCCGGGGGCCGGAGAGGCCTGGCTGATAGTCGCCCGCGACGAGGCCCGCGCCGCGCTCACCGATCCCCGGCTCAGCAACGACATCCGGCACTCCTCCTCGTGGGCCGACGACGGCGGCCACGCCATCGGCGTCAACATGCTCCAGAGCGACGCGCCGCGGCACACCCGACTGCGCGGGCTGGTCGCCCGGGAGTTCACGGCCGGCCGGATCCGGGCGCTGCGCCCGCGCATCCGGGAGATCGCCGGGACGCTGCTCGGCGCGCTGCCCACCGGAGGCTCCGTCGACCTCGTGGCCGCGTACGCGCTGCCGCTGCCGATGACCGTCATCTGCGAACTGCTCGGCGTGCCGGATCCGGACCGCGACGCCTTCCACGCCTGGTCGGCCGAACTGGTCGCGCCCAGCTCGGCCGAGGCAGCCGGCGTCGCGGTCGGTGCGATGACCGACCGTCTCACGGCGCTCGTCGAGGAGCGCCGGAGCGACCCGCGCGGGGACCTGCTCAGTGCGCTCGTCTCCGCGCCGGCCGACGGACTGTCCGCCGAGGAACTGCTCGGGATGGCGTTCCTCCTCCTCGTCGCGGGCCACGAGACCACCGTGAACCTCGTCTCGGGCACGGTCCTCGCCCTGCTCACCCACCCCGAGCAGTTCGCCGCCGTCCGCGCCGATCCCGGCCTGGTCGACGCCGCCGTCGAGGAGACACTCCGCCACGACGGCCCGGTGGAGTCCACCGCGTTCCGCTTCGCCACCGCGCCGGTGCGGATCGGCGACACCACCGTCCCGGCGGGCGACAGCGTCCTGGTCTCCCTGGCGGCGGCCTCGCGCGACCCGCGCCACTTCCCCGACCCTGACCGGTTCGACCTCCACCGCGCGCCCGTCGGCCACCTCGCGTTCGGCCACGGGATCCACCACTGCCTCGGCGCCCCGCTCGCCCGGGTCGAAGCCGCCGTCGCGGTCCGCACCCTGATCGAGCGTCATCCCGGCCTGGCCCTCGACGCCGACCCGACGGACCTGGAGTGGCGGCCGAGCACCATGCTGCGCGGGCTGACGCGCCTGCCGGTGCGGCTCCACGGGTGA
- a CDS encoding LysR family transcriptional regulator yields MQLDLNLLTALDALLEEGSVAGAADRLHVTAPAMSRSLGRIRKATGDQILVRTGRHMTPTPRALAMRTEVHVLVQQAHQLLSSRPDLDLAGLERVFTVRLHDALTTACGTALVAAMHRQAPRAKIRLTVEPGHDTPELRRGEVDLASSAAPPSRPDIRHRLIGQDRIILAVRAGHPLTEGPVTVARYAAADHVTVSRRGSLHDRVDEVVAALGHERRVTVSAPATDTALQLARDTDVVVTLPEAVTRSARDQLGLVMLALPFDLPPVPLYLLWHQRYDDDPAHTWLLDLATRTLQDLFAAPDASGQ; encoded by the coding sequence ATGCAATTGGATTTGAACCTGCTCACCGCCTTGGACGCGCTGCTGGAAGAGGGCAGCGTGGCCGGGGCCGCAGACCGGCTCCACGTCACCGCGCCGGCGATGAGCCGCTCGCTGGGCCGCATCCGCAAAGCCACCGGCGACCAGATCCTGGTCCGCACCGGGCGCCACATGACGCCCACCCCTCGCGCCCTGGCCATGCGCACCGAGGTCCACGTCCTGGTGCAGCAGGCCCACCAGTTGCTGTCCTCCCGTCCGGACCTCGACCTGGCGGGACTGGAGCGCGTGTTCACCGTCCGCCTGCACGACGCCCTCACCACCGCCTGCGGGACCGCTCTCGTCGCCGCGATGCACCGCCAGGCCCCGAGGGCGAAGATCCGTCTCACGGTCGAGCCCGGCCACGACACCCCCGAGCTGCGTCGCGGCGAGGTCGACCTGGCCTCCAGCGCCGCACCGCCGTCCCGGCCCGACATCCGGCACCGCCTCATCGGCCAGGACCGGATCATCCTCGCGGTCCGGGCGGGCCATCCGCTCACCGAAGGGCCGGTGACCGTCGCGAGGTACGCGGCGGCCGACCACGTGACCGTCTCCCGGCGCGGAAGCCTGCACGACCGGGTCGACGAGGTCGTCGCCGCCCTCGGCCACGAGCGCCGCGTCACCGTCTCCGCCCCCGCGACGGACACCGCGCTGCAACTCGCCCGTGACACCGACGTCGTGGTCACCCTCCCCGAAGCGGTCACCCGCTCCGCCCGCGACCAACTCGGCCTGGTCATGCTGGCGTTGCCGTTCGACCTGCCCCCTGTGCCGCTCTATCTGCTCTGGCACCAGCGCTACGACGACGACCCCGCTCACACCTGGCTGCTCGACCTGGCGACCCGGACCCTCCAGGACCTGTTCGCCGCTCCGGACGCTTCCGGCCAGTAG
- a CDS encoding ATP-grasp domain-containing protein — translation MELLAVEAAARGIPVRAAEEAGLTGPAHWYGGPVAGARLAGRLGFALLEPTDDWLAELPEQFTGRQIRAATVADARAIDRPTFVKPPRDKSFPADIHTDGSRLSSALDPATPVLLSDVVTFAAEYRLFLLDGRIAAATRYAVFGRLDPRPLGTDRGDRATAAEITEFTDHLVATAGHTLPSAVVVDVGQLLDPYRPGHRWAVVEANMAWFSHAYAADPARVLDVVLRAAGPREHLRPRDLAFER, via the coding sequence ATGGAACTGCTGGCCGTCGAGGCGGCAGCCCGGGGGATCCCGGTCCGGGCCGCGGAGGAGGCCGGGCTGACCGGCCCCGCCCACTGGTACGGCGGGCCGGTCGCGGGAGCGCGGCTGGCCGGCCGACTGGGCTTCGCGTTGCTGGAGCCCACGGACGACTGGCTCGCCGAGCTGCCCGAGCAGTTCACCGGCCGTCAGATCCGGGCGGCCACGGTCGCGGACGCCCGGGCGATCGACCGGCCGACGTTCGTCAAACCGCCCCGCGACAAGTCCTTCCCGGCCGACATCCACACCGACGGCTCCCGGCTGTCCTCCGCCCTGGACCCGGCGACCCCGGTGCTGCTGTCCGACGTGGTGACCTTCGCGGCCGAGTACCGGCTGTTCCTGCTGGACGGCCGGATCGCCGCGGCGACCCGGTACGCGGTGTTCGGCCGGCTCGACCCGCGCCCGCTCGGCACCGACCGTGGGGACCGAGCCACCGCCGCCGAAATCACCGAGTTCACCGACCACTTGGTCGCCACTGCGGGACACACCCTGCCGAGCGCCGTCGTCGTGGACGTCGGGCAGCTCCTCGACCCGTACCGCCCGGGCCACCGCTGGGCCGTGGTGGAGGCCAACATGGCGTGGTTCTCGCACGCCTACGCCGCCGACCCGGCACGGGTGCTGGACGTGGTCCTGCGGGCGGCGGGCCCACGCGAGCACCTGCGGCCACGCGACCTGGCGTTCGAACGGTGA
- a CDS encoding SDR family oxidoreductase, with amino-acid sequence MAHPSRRRPSRRRPAPADRPTSTASPGPARTALVTGASRGLGLLIARELAGRGYRVMLCARDRDELRRAERRLAADGASVASVACDITDPGAPEQLLAAVHDRFGPLDLLVNNAGIIQVGPFDALREQDFRQAMETMLFAPLRLTTAALPDLRRTGHGSIVNITSIGGRVPAPHLLPYVAAKFAAAGLSQGLRAELAGSGVSVTTVVPGLMRTGSHTAARFHGRAAAEYSWFAAAASLPLLSMDAERAARAIVRAAERGRPDLVLTPAARIGSRFQGLAPATTTRLLTLAARLLPRTGPRPAHDVPGAEAARTAPLPSWVTTLGDCAGHRFGEPPAAT; translated from the coding sequence ATGGCACACCCCTCCCGTCGGCGCCCATCCCGCCGACGCCCCGCCCCGGCCGACCGGCCCACGAGCACCGCGTCCCCCGGCCCCGCCCGGACCGCGCTGGTCACCGGCGCGTCCCGCGGGCTCGGCCTGCTCATCGCGCGGGAACTCGCCGGCCGCGGGTACCGGGTGATGCTCTGCGCCCGCGACCGGGACGAACTGCGCCGGGCCGAGCGGCGCCTGGCCGCTGACGGCGCGTCAGTCGCCTCCGTCGCCTGCGACATCACCGACCCCGGAGCGCCCGAGCAGCTCCTGGCCGCCGTCCACGACCGGTTCGGCCCGCTCGACCTGCTCGTCAACAACGCCGGCATCATCCAGGTCGGACCGTTCGACGCCCTGCGCGAGCAGGACTTCCGGCAGGCCATGGAGACCATGCTCTTCGCGCCGCTGCGCCTCACCACCGCCGCCCTGCCCGACCTGCGCCGGACCGGCCACGGCTCGATCGTCAACATCACCTCGATCGGCGGCCGGGTCCCCGCCCCGCACCTGCTTCCCTACGTGGCCGCGAAGTTCGCCGCAGCCGGACTCTCCCAGGGCCTCCGCGCGGAGCTCGCCGGAAGCGGGGTCTCCGTCACCACCGTCGTACCCGGTCTGATGCGCACCGGCTCCCACACGGCGGCAAGGTTCCACGGCCGGGCCGCCGCGGAGTACTCCTGGTTCGCCGCGGCCGCCTCCCTGCCCCTGCTGTCGATGGACGCCGAGCGGGCCGCCCGCGCCATCGTCCGCGCCGCCGAACGCGGCCGCCCCGACCTCGTCCTCACCCCCGCGGCCCGGATCGGATCACGCTTCCAGGGCCTGGCCCCCGCCACCACCACCAGACTCCTGACCCTCGCCGCCCGCCTTCTCCCCCGCACCGGCCCCCGTCCGGCCCACGACGTCCCCGGCGCGGAGGCCGCCCGAACCGCCCCCCTCCCGTCCTGGGTCACCACCCTCGGCGACTGCGCAGGACACCGCTTCGGCGAGCCCCCCGCCGCCACCTGA
- a CDS encoding DinB family protein has product MKPNDPKDDLHRYLRAAREAVVWKLEGLSEYDLRRPLTPTGTNLLGLVKHLASVELGYFGPTFGRPHGEALPWHEDGAEPNSDMWATADESREDVVGLYHRAWAHADATIEALPLDAMGHVAWWGDNGDATLQRIMLHMTAETNRHAGHADIVRELIDGKVGMRADSSNMDGGDEAWYQDYWNRLEASAKEAQAKEG; this is encoded by the coding sequence ATGAAGCCGAATGATCCCAAGGACGACCTGCACCGCTACCTCAGGGCGGCCCGCGAAGCCGTCGTCTGGAAGCTCGAAGGACTGTCCGAGTACGACCTCCGCCGCCCCCTGACGCCGACCGGCACCAACCTGCTCGGCCTCGTCAAGCACCTGGCCAGCGTCGAACTCGGCTACTTCGGCCCGACCTTCGGCCGCCCGCACGGCGAAGCCCTCCCGTGGCACGAGGACGGCGCCGAGCCCAACTCCGACATGTGGGCGACCGCCGACGAGTCCCGCGAGGACGTTGTCGGCCTCTACCACCGCGCCTGGGCGCACGCGGACGCGACGATCGAGGCGCTGCCGCTCGACGCGATGGGCCACGTCGCATGGTGGGGTGACAATGGAGACGCGACGCTGCAGCGGATCATGCTCCACATGACGGCCGAGACGAACCGCCACGCCGGCCACGCCGACATCGTCCGCGAACTGATCGACGGCAAGGTCGGCATGCGGGCCGACAGCAGCAACATGGACGGCGGCGACGAGGCCTGGTACCAGGACTACTGGAACCGGCTGGAGGCGTCCGCCAAGGAGGCCCAGGCCAAGGAGGGCTGA
- a CDS encoding maleylpyruvate isomerase family mycothiol-dependent enzyme yields the protein MEKNLEFPALLQLIDERSTAFRAAVAAAPSLDAQVPSCPEWTLFDLVKHLGGGDRFWAAIVGAGPADGPPAEAAAARAALELPREREALLDWLAASTELLLGALREAGPDSDCWAWWSDLQTPRSSGGVARHRVQESAVHTYDAQLAAGTAEPLPGDVALDGVEEFLFTCVASRTAWPHKPATFDFQAAEGRSWRLTVDGDGARSARIPAAGEADAAGVSVHGTASELVLYLYDRVKADSLHVDGDAGLLDLLRAWEPEN from the coding sequence GTGGAAAAGAATCTTGAGTTCCCCGCGCTGCTGCAGCTGATTGACGAACGGTCAACTGCCTTCCGCGCCGCGGTCGCCGCCGCGCCGAGCCTTGACGCGCAGGTGCCGAGCTGCCCCGAGTGGACGCTGTTCGACCTGGTGAAGCACCTGGGCGGGGGAGACCGTTTCTGGGCCGCCATCGTCGGCGCGGGGCCCGCCGACGGTCCGCCGGCCGAGGCCGCCGCCGCGCGTGCCGCCCTGGAGCTGCCGCGGGAGCGCGAGGCCCTGCTGGACTGGCTGGCCGCGTCGACGGAGCTCCTGCTGGGCGCCCTGCGCGAGGCGGGCCCGGACAGCGATTGCTGGGCGTGGTGGAGCGACCTGCAGACGCCGCGGAGCTCCGGCGGTGTCGCCCGGCACCGGGTCCAGGAGAGTGCGGTGCACACCTACGACGCCCAGCTCGCCGCCGGCACTGCCGAGCCGCTGCCGGGCGACGTCGCCCTCGACGGCGTGGAGGAGTTCCTGTTCACCTGCGTGGCGTCGCGCACCGCCTGGCCGCACAAGCCCGCGACCTTCGACTTCCAGGCCGCCGAGGGCCGCTCCTGGCGGCTGACCGTCGACGGCGACGGTGCACGCTCCGCCCGCATCCCCGCGGCCGGCGAGGCGGACGCGGCCGGCGTCTCCGTGCACGGCACGGCCAGTGAACTGGTCCTCTACCTGTACGACCGCGTCAAGGCCGACTCCCTGCACGTCGACGGCGACGCCGGCCTGCTCGACCTGCTGCGCGCCTGGGAGCCGGAGAACTAG
- a CDS encoding hemerythrin domain-containing protein produces the protein MGHGGNVIEELKADHREVEEMFARIRTMTGGGQGLRDVVDEVTIELVRHSVAEEQYLYPAVREHVQGGDGLADKEIEDHAKVEKMLKKLEQMDTGDPQMTPLLHQLMDEVSAHVQDEEQNLFPMLAMACTPEQLNDLGDKVRRAKSMAPTRPHPAAPSSPTASKLLAPGAGLVDRARDFVSGRGKS, from the coding sequence ATGGGCCACGGCGGAAACGTGATCGAGGAGCTGAAGGCCGACCACCGCGAGGTGGAGGAGATGTTCGCCCGCATCCGGACGATGACGGGCGGCGGGCAAGGACTGCGCGACGTGGTGGACGAGGTCACCATCGAGCTGGTGCGGCACTCGGTCGCCGAGGAGCAGTACCTGTACCCGGCGGTGCGCGAGCACGTCCAGGGCGGGGACGGGCTCGCGGACAAGGAGATCGAGGACCACGCCAAGGTCGAGAAGATGCTCAAGAAGCTGGAGCAGATGGACACCGGCGACCCGCAGATGACCCCGCTGCTGCACCAGCTCATGGACGAGGTGTCGGCGCACGTGCAGGACGAGGAGCAGAACCTGTTCCCGATGCTGGCGATGGCCTGTACGCCGGAGCAGCTGAACGACCTCGGCGACAAGGTCCGCCGCGCCAAGTCGATGGCTCCCACCCGCCCGCACCCGGCCGCCCCGAGCAGCCCGACGGCCAGCAAGCTGCTCGCGCCGGGCGCGGGACTGGTCGACCGGGCCCGGGACTTCGTCAGCGGGCGCGGCAAGTCCTGA
- a CDS encoding TspO/MBR family protein, with translation MRIISEKSTTPSGRRWPAYAATAAAVTATAVLGARAVDPDSTWYRSLAKPPWQPPSWAFGAVWTPLYASIAWAGGRALAAAEGRDRAALATSLGVNLGLNSAWNWLFFRRQSPAAGLVGTSLLDVSNAELIRRTQRTDPTAAAALLPYAAWCVFATALNADIARRNSR, from the coding sequence ATGAGGATCATCAGCGAGAAGTCCACGACCCCGTCCGGCCGCCGGTGGCCCGCCTACGCCGCCACCGCGGCGGCGGTGACGGCCACCGCGGTGCTCGGCGCCCGAGCGGTCGACCCCGACAGCACCTGGTACCGCTCGCTCGCCAAACCTCCGTGGCAGCCGCCCTCCTGGGCGTTCGGCGCCGTGTGGACACCCCTCTACGCCTCGATCGCCTGGGCCGGCGGCCGTGCCCTGGCCGCCGCAGAAGGTCGCGACCGGGCAGCGCTCGCCACGAGCCTGGGCGTCAACCTGGGCCTGAACAGCGCGTGGAACTGGCTGTTCTTCCGGCGACAGAGCCCGGCCGCGGGCCTGGTCGGCACCTCCCTGCTGGACGTCAGCAACGCCGAACTGATCCGACGCACCCAGCGCACCGACCCGACCGCCGCTGCAGCCCTGCTGCCCTACGCCGCCTGGTGCGTCTTCGCCACCGCCCTCAACGCCGACATCGCCCGCCGCAACTCCCGTTGA
- a CDS encoding inositol monophosphatase family protein: protein MPEPIRTAESASPANANAAPAGSASGADLLARTADAVRAAGAVLRERFGDVVPYRTREELMGALAANDAAALEVLRPALARLRPDARFVEDELAGGALPSGEWWVVDPAEGNVNHLHALPEWAVTATLVRDNRPVLTAVHLPLTGETYTALAGAGAHLDGHPLHVSRTTDLALGLVATSQARPDENEEVVRRIGSSITAMLLDALVVRTSVPATLHLLNVAAGRIDAFWQFAGARADLLPGALLVTEAGGAVSDAEGRPWTPQSDTFLAAAPGVHARAVATLSR, encoded by the coding sequence ATGCCCGAGCCGATCCGGACGGCCGAATCCGCCTCACCCGCCAACGCCAACGCCGCACCCGCCGGCTCCGCGTCCGGCGCCGACCTGCTCGCCCGGACTGCCGACGCCGTGCGCGCGGCAGGCGCGGTGCTGCGGGAGCGCTTCGGCGACGTGGTCCCGTACCGGACCCGCGAAGAGTTGATGGGTGCGCTGGCCGCCAACGATGCCGCGGCCCTGGAGGTCCTGCGCCCCGCCCTCGCGCGCCTCCGCCCGGACGCCCGCTTCGTGGAGGACGAGCTCGCGGGCGGAGCCCTGCCCTCCGGGGAGTGGTGGGTCGTGGACCCGGCCGAAGGCAACGTCAACCACCTGCACGCCCTGCCCGAATGGGCGGTGACCGCCACCCTCGTGCGCGACAACCGGCCGGTGCTCACCGCGGTCCACCTGCCCCTGACCGGCGAGACCTACACCGCGCTCGCCGGCGCCGGCGCCCACCTCGACGGCCACCCGCTGCACGTGTCCCGGACCACCGACCTCGCCCTGGGCCTGGTGGCCACGAGCCAGGCCAGGCCGGACGAGAACGAGGAGGTCGTGCGGCGCATCGGCTCCTCCATCACCGCGATGCTCCTCGACGCGCTCGTGGTGCGCACCTCCGTGCCCGCGACCCTGCACCTGCTGAACGTGGCGGCCGGCCGGATCGACGCGTTCTGGCAGTTCGCCGGCGCCCGGGCCGACCTGCTGCCCGGGGCACTGCTCGTCACCGAGGCCGGCGGGGCGGTCTCCGACGCCGAGGGCCGCCCCTGGACCCCGCAGAGCGACACCTTCCTCGCTGCCGCGCCCGGCGTCCACGCCCGAGCCGTCGCCACGCTCTCCCGCTGA